Sequence from the Meles meles chromosome 10, mMelMel3.1 paternal haplotype, whole genome shotgun sequence genome:
AGGAAAGTGATTGACTTGTATACTAACTTTATATCCTATGATCTTGCTATAATCACTTCTCAATAACATTATACCACTTCATGGGTAGTGcaagtatcttattttttttttaaatattttatttattttatttgacagagagagaggtcacaagtaggcagagaggcaggcagagagagagggagaatcaggctccccactgagcagagagcccgatgcggggctcgatcccaggaccctgagatcatgacctgagaggaaggcagaggcttaaaccactgagccacccaggcgccccagtgcaaGTATCTTATAACAGAATATCCCCAGCTCCTCTCTCACACCCCTTAaacattgctgtcattcatttcacttattcatAAGCTAGAATCATCCAATATGTTGCTGCCCTGTCATTCTGACAAACTATTATCTGTGAGATCaggtaagaataagaaaaattaaatattttattttacctaaatTTATTCATTCTCTAAGGTTCTTCtgtaaataacttcttttttttatttaggtttttttttttttactttatttatttgacagagatcacaagtaggcagagagcccaatgtggggcttgatcccaggaccctgggatcacgacctgagccaaagacaaaggctttaacccggagccacccaggcacccctgtaaacaacttcttttaacatttcttacaagGGTGGTCTACTGGTGACAAACAAAATGTTATTTGTCTGAGAAAgtatttcttcactttttaagaataatttcCCAAGATACAGAATTCTAGAATGGTAGATTTCTTTCATCAACACATTAAGTACTTTATTCTGCTTTGCTTTTGGCTTGCATGTTTTCTGAAGAGGACTCTAATAAAATTCCCATTCTTATTCCTCTGTAGGTTAAGTGTTTCCCcccttctggcttctttcaatattttgtctttgtctttgattttctgcacTTTGAATATGATAGGCCTACATGTAAATTGTTTGCTACTTATCCTGTTCACATTCTCTGAGCTTTCTGGATCAGTGGTTTGatgtctgtcattaattttaggAATTTCTCAGTTGTTATTACTTCTAATAATTTATCTGTTACTTCTCGTATTCCCATGACACATaagatttttaattgttttgtaaTTGTTCCAAATTCTTAAATActctgttttatgtttttcattcatttttcactttgCATTTCAGTTCTGGAAGTTTCTAATGACATATCATTaagctcactgattctttcctcaaCTATGTGTACTCTTTTGCCAAGCTCATTAAagccattctttatttttatttatattgggCCTTTTTAccacttcatttttattcttccttagtTTCCATTGCTCTGCTGATGTTATCCATTGGCTCTTGCATTTTGGGAGGGGAAACCATCAACTCTGACTCCAGGCCCCACCCACCAACAAAAGCTCTTCAGGGAACAACACAGAGAAAGTACCCTGCAGTTCAATGCTATCACCTCTTGGGCTACTCTTCTACTAAAGCCCTTAGCATGTTAAACATGCAGTTATGTTAAAATCCTAGTCTGATCATTTCAACATTTCTGCCACATCTGAGTCTGATTCTCATGTTTGCCCTGTCTCTTTAtactttgttttgcttgtttgtttttagtatgcCTTGTAATATTTCACTGGAAGCTGGACATTACATAATGGGTAAAAAGACCTGAGGCAAACAGGTCTTCTATGTGAGGTTTTATGTTTATCTGGCTCAGAGTTGTGCTGTGTTTACTGTTTAATGTAGCCATAGGTGTGAGAGGCTAAAATAAATATCTTGATCTTATTTTTGTCTCACCTGTTGTTTTTGTGTTTCCCTAGAATCTCCTTCTTAAATAAGGTCTTAGACTCAAAGTTATTTCTGTTGTAATCCCCTGCTATCATACAGCAGCCCTGCTGATGTGGTGGTAAGGAATGGAGGGAGTGAAGCATTCAACATTCTACAGTCCTATGATTAGGTCTCAGACTTGTAGTGAACCTGTGTCTCTGAGTTGTGACTTTCAGCTTCTCTGTAACTTTGGTGaaacagaaggacagagagacTGGAGTTGGCTATTTCCCAAATTGAGAAATTGGGCTATAACCCAAATTGGTTAGGCTCTGGTAAAAATCCAAGGTATTTAGGCTTTGATAAAATAGTGTCCCTTAAAGCCAGGCATATTTCAGAATGTTTTCAAATTCCTTGGTGTATTTTAGAATGGTCACGTTCACCCTTCACCTAATTTGATAGGACTCTGAATTCGCTGATCTTCACTCTGAGATCCTGACAAGGATCCTAGACATACAATTCACAAATGCATGGGGGCCCTCCTGAGACTGGGACTCTCTGGAAGTTTTAGCCCCCAAGTTTGTCCTTACAGAGCCTCCAACAATTTGTCAAGTACTTTCTAACATCAAACTAGCTCCAGCAATGGGCTTCTGCATCAAATTTTCTGCTCCAGTACACTGTGATTCATTGTATTTGCCTGTCTTTAAAATTTGAAGAACATTGGTTTGCCCAGTGACCTTAATTCTCTGATGGATTTAAGAAAGTATtctgattttcagtttctttgtgttttattcCTGTTGCGAGGACAACAGTGACAACTTCCAAGCTCCTTAAATGGAAATCAGAAATCCTTCTAATTGTTTGATTTTAATATAAAGTACAGATATAGAAACACTACACAAAACAAATGTATATCTAATTTATCATGAGGTAAGTGCCTTATAGCTACCAACcagatcaaagaaaaagaaagaacattcatAGAGACCTCAGAACCTCCTGTGCTACCCCATTACAATTATAATCCTTATTTCCCTAAAGGTAACTATCTTTGCAATAATCACTTCACCACGTTTCACCACTTCACCCAAATTTACATCACTACATACTATAGCTTAGTTagttttgaccattttttaaaatttttcatgtatCCTTTTAGTCCTTTTAATCTGTAGATCCTTTCAgcatccctttcttttccttataatCTATCTGTTGAAATCACCAGGCGTTTTGACAGTAGTTGCCTATAATTTGGATTTTGTTGATGGTATCCTTATGGTACAGTAAGTaaagttctctatatattttcctgtaaACTGGCAGCTGAATTCAGAGGACTAATAAGACTAAACTCCTCtagttttgaaaaatgaaggTCTTTTATAGTATTTCATACAAAGACACATAagatctatttttctcttttctatgatATTAGAAACAGTTGATGCATGATGTATAAACATCATTGGGCATTGCTATATGGTGATATTCTATCATGTTTCATTAATTATCTACGACACTTTGATATTTTCACTTACTATACACTTAAccaaaataaatacttgaatctttccatttatcagatctcaaaataataaatagtttTCCTTGATCTCTTTTGAAGGTGAATAACTTGTAAATATCATTATGAACTCACAGTTCTAAATGTCTGATGGGTTTCAAATGActacaattattgtattttcAAATTACAACTTGTCCTGTATTGGCTAGTGAAAGTCTCTTCAGTTTGGACCCTGAATCCTTTTAACATGTCCCTAGTCACCTTTGATATTTGCTATGACAAAATGTTCCAAGCTCATCCTGTTTACTTCTGGCCCCAGACCTGGAGTCAGCCATATATACTGGAGGATTTGCTTCTTATGGTTTAAATGGTCATTTAGGACTGTGATCAGGGCCTAAAGGGCATGCTCATTGTTACTGGGTTATTCATTGAACtaccactcaaaaaaaaaaaaaaaaccaacattgaGAAGACACACATACATCCATACgcatgtatatgcatacatacagaGAGAGATTCATACCAATATGTCTAAGCCAATCTAGAAATAAACGGACTATGATAATGGCATACACCAATCTGACTATAGCCCCAGCAATGGGAGGGGAAACCATCTACTCTGACTCCAGGCCCCACCCACCAACAAAAGCtcctcagggaacaacacagagAAAGTACCCTGCAGTTCAATGCTATCACCTCTTGGGCAAACACCCCATCTGACTCAATGCAAGCCATGGCAGCCCCAGACAAGACTAATAAGAATACAGAGACCAAACCCTTCCCACAACAGGCAGAGTCATTGCAGACAAATGGACTGAAGGCAAAAGTGGCTCAGCCAGAAGAGCAGGGCACATGCCACACACATAGAAAACACCCCTAAAGTACCAGCTTCCATTGAACAAGACACATTGTTCTGCAGGTGACTACagaacctcttcttcataaggccactactttcaagagcagcacaggtagctgactttcctaacatgcagaaacagagagacaaaaggagacagaggaatatgtcccaaattaaAGAACACAACAATATCAAAGAGTGCTGACTGAAACAGAGATAAATAATatacctgataaagaatttaaagcaatggtCATAAATATATTCATTGGACTTGAGtaaaaagagtggaggaccttaacagagagatagaaaacataaacaagAATCAATCAGccatgaagaactcaataactagaattaaaaatatactagaaGGAATATATAGCAGACTAGAGGAGGCAGAATAATagatcagtgacctggaggacagagtcaTGGAAAACAATCAAGCTGGacaggagacagaaaaataataataaaaaataaaaatagagggaaCTCAGCAATACCATCAAGCacaataacatttgcattatacagatcacaaaaggagaaaaaagggaaaacagggcagaaaacttatttgaagaaataatagccgaaaacttcctgaatctggggaaggaaatagaaactcagatccaggaggcacagagagccccttATATAACCAAACCAAGAAGGTCCACACCCAAATACATAGTATTTAAAATGGCAcagagaaggggtgcctgggtggctaagttggttaagcatctgacttcagctcaggtcatgatcttagggtcatgggattgagccttgtgttgAGCGCCACATTCAGGAGGAAGTCAGCCTAaggatgctctccctctctctccctctgctcctccccctgcttactctctctctttctcaaataaataaataaatatataaaattagattaaattaaaataaaatgtaaaatggcaaaaagtagtgataaagagagaatattaaaagtaccaaaagaaaataaaacaattacacACAAGGGAAGCCCCATAAGTCTATCCATTGATTTTTCAGCGGAAACATTACAGGCTGGAAAGAAATGGCATGGTatgttcaaagtgctgaaagaaaaaatcctacaaccaagaatattgcatccagcaaggctatcattcagaataagaggaaggataaagtgtttctcagataaacaaaagttaaaggaattcataaCGACTAActcagccctacaagaaatgaaaaggggactcttttttttatatatattttatttatttgatagagagaaatcacaactaggcagagaggcaggcagagggagaggaggaagcaggctccccgcggagcagagagcctgatgcggggctcgatcccaggaccctgagatcatgacctgagctgaaggcagaggctctaacccactgagccacccaggcaccccataaaggGGACTCttaatggaaaggaaagaccataagcaggagtaggaaaagtaggaaacacaaaagcaaaaaaattaagtacacctataaaaatcagtcaagggattcacaaaataaaaggatgtaaagtacaATGCCATATTCCTGAATGTTAAGGGGATGGGGAAAGGAGTAAATAATGGGTTTAAATTTAAGTAACCATAACTTACTAAATACTGTTATATGCATAGATGTTATATGTAAACCAAatagtaaccacaaatcaaaaagcagTAATAGATAtacaagaaataaagagaaaggaatccaactATCTGattaaagaaagccagcaaaccatggaagaagaaagcaagagaagaaacagagaactataaaaataactaaaaaaaaaagtaacaaaagggCAATAAGTACACctataaataattactttgaatgtaaatggactaacgtctctaatcaaaagacacagggtgacagaatgaataaaaaagcaagacccacccatgtgctgcctacaagagactcatttaagACCTAAACACACAGGAAGATTGAAAATAAAGGGTGGGAAAAGCATTGCTCAtgcaaaaagaagtaaaaagaaagccagggtaatGATTAAGTACATTAGACAAGATAGACTTTAAaaccaagatgaaataaaaaacaaagaaggacattatataatcataaagggaacaatccaacaagaagatacagttgtaaatatttatgcatccaacataAGAGCATCCAAATTCATAAAGCAGCTATTAACAAACATACATATTGACATAATCAATACTAATACTATAATAGtagagactttaacaccccacttacatcaaagGATAGATCATACAAACAGAAAATCATTAAgtaaacagtggctttgaatgacacattggaccaggtaAATTTTAACAgctatattcagaacattctatattaaaacaacagaatatatattcttgtCAAATGTACATAAAGCCGAGACCAGAATAGATACATGTTATGCTGGGAGGCAGTCTCATGTGCACAGTTTTTTTACCTCTACTTAGCCACATAAGAATGGCAGAAATATTGACTATGGCCGTGTGACAGGAAAGGGGCGGGACTAGACAATATAGAAACTGAAATATGGATTAGGAAGCTCCCTATAGACCTGGAGGACAGCTTGGTAAACTCTGTCTTtgtagggggagggggaaaggaagaaagaaatgtagCTAAGAGAGAAGGGAGATGGAATGCACTGTGTCAGGATTGTACAATGTGAAGAATGTAGGGAGAAGTGACCAGGGGTTGCCCCTTTTCTGTACTCCTGCCTCATCCCAGGGACACACCAAGTTCAGCTTGCCCTTGTAAGTTCAGGTCCCAGAATTCATGCCCTTCCACATCTGGGGCTTGGGTGATTATGAGAATCATGCCAGATAAGAAAAATGCCTCTTTATAAGACCCTCCCTCCTTACCATGAGAAAGTCCACCAATTAGAGACATGCCTGACTTACCACACTTCTCCCTGAGATTGGGAAGGAGGCAGGATTGTGGAGTGAGTTCACTCTTACAACTGCCAGTTGAGAAGACCTACAGGGAGGTAGCATCCCTGTAGGACCTGGGGGCAGGAACCTCAAGTAAAGTTTGGATGCCCTGAGGCTGAACTTGGGGTCACTCACAAAAGAAATAGAGGGTGCTTTAGGCAGTGAGAAAATCATGAAATCCCAGGACAAAATATCTTCCTGATGACTCAAAACATCTTCCTAATGATTCAACACCTAGAATCAATCATGGAGGTCAACTGCCACAGAATGAATTCTACTCTTCCTTGCTTTTCCCATTCAAAGAGCTGAGTGTTCAAAGAAATATCACATATATTTTGCACATTTACACCTGTTAAATTTATACTATAAGATGTATTATAACATACAGAAGTATATGAGAATATatatccaattaaaaataataattaggggcgcctggatggctcagtgggttaagccgctgccttcggctcaggtcatgatctcggggatcctgggatcgagtcccacattgggctctctgctcagcagggagcctgcttccctctctctctctctctctctctctctctgcctgcctctctgcctacttgtgatctctctcttgctgtcaaataaataaataaataaaatcttttaaaaaaataaaaataaaaataataatgagatcTCCCATTGTAGGAATCATCTGATTATAAATTGGAGCACTGTCAGTGTCTTAAAATTCTCTTGAAGAATTTTGTGGAATTCCCGTGTAGATCACAAACAACTTAGTGTTGAAAATGATCATTTCAGATTGCATTATTGCTTTCAGACTACTCAGATCCATGATGAGGTGTCTGTGTTGTCCTTAGGACACAGCTAATCCTTGAAGAGTTGATGGCAGCGTTTCATGACATCTCGAAAGGCCTCTATAAATTTATCATTCCGGAGGGTGAAGATGAATGGGTTCAGAAAAGGGGTCACCACTAAAACCATCAGTGATGCTACCCTGTTGTACTCAGCTGCCTGTGTTTGCTTGGGTTTCACATAAAGGAACAAGCAGGTGCCATAGCCAATCACAACAAAGGTGAAGTGGGACGCACAAGTAGAGAAAGCTTTCCTTCGGCCAGAGGCTGAGGGGATCTTGAGGATGGTGGAGATGATGTAGGTGTAGGAGATGATTGTAGGGATCAAAGAACCAACAATGATGaatacagccattaaaaaaagaataaactctgTGAAAAGGCTGTCATCACAGGATAGTTTGAGCAGTTGCCCTCGGTCACATAAAAAATGGTCTAACACATTTGATTTGCAGAAGGTAAGCTGAAATGTGGCATAGATGGGCCAGATTTGAAATAGGAACCCAAATACCCATGACACAATGACCACCCAGATGCAGGTGTGGCTGTTCATAATGATGTTGTACCTCAAGGGGTTACAGATAGCCACATAACGGTCCACAGCCATTGCTCCCATTAATACCAACTCTGACGTACCCAAAGAAAGGTACAAATATAATTGTGCACTACATGCTGTCAAAGATATTGCCTGCATCCCAGGAAGCAGTAATCCCCAGAGCATCAAAGGGACAGCAACTGATGTGATCAGGATCTCCAGGACAGAGAGGTGGGcaaggaagaaatacatgggggACTGCAGACGTTTATCAACACAGACAATCAGAATGATGAGCATGTTCCCCATGACTGTCACTGAATAGAGAAGGAAGAATGTGGCAAAAAGAATATTGTGTAGCTCTTTGGAGCCATGGAAGCCAAGTAGATAAAATTCAATGGCACTAGAATAATTCTTCAACATTTAGTCCTGTGTCTTACTCTTT
This genomic interval carries:
- the LOC123952212 gene encoding putative olfactory receptor 9A1 translates to MLKNYSSAIEFYLLGFHGSKELHNILFATFFLLYSVTVMGNMLIILIVCVDKRLQSPMYFFLAHLSVLEILITSVAVPLMLWGLLLPGMQAISLTACSAQLYLYLSLGTSELVLMGAMAVDRYVAICNPLRYNIIMNSHTCIWVVIVSWVFGFLFQIWPIYATFQLTFCKSNVLDHFLCDRGQLLKLSCDDSLFTEFILFLMAVFIIVGSLIPTIISYTYIISTILKIPSASGRRKAFSTCASHFTFVVIGYGTCLFLYVKPKQTQAAEYNRVASLMVLVVTPFLNPFIFTLRNDKFIEAFRDVMKRCHQLFKD